In Streptomyces sp. TLI_146, the genomic stretch CGGGCGCAGGTGGTAGGTCGCGGCGCCTGCGCCGGGGAGGGTGACGACGACCCCGACGCGGCCATCCTTGGCGGTGTCGGCGGCGAGTTCGCCGAGCTGCGGGTAGAAGGGGGCCGCCGTGCCTAACTCGGCCCCCTGCGAAGGCAGATGGGGAGTTGGTCGTCCGCTCATGCCCCTGACGTTAGGGAGGGGCCAGGGGGCGAATATGAATCAGAGGAATACGACCCTTATCCGTCCAGGTGGAAGCGGTCGGACATGCGCCGCAACTTCTCTCGCGTGGAAGCCCGTTCGGCGTAGACGATGCCGCGCAGGGTGGAGCGGGCGATGGGGTGGTTGCGGATGAGCTGGGGTGCGATCCGCTCCGCCTTCTCCAGCTCGCCCAGCGCCTTGTCGCGGTTCCCGTCCCACAGCCAGGCGCGCGCGAGATCCATGTGGTGATGCCCTTGACGGGAGTTGGGCAGTGAAGCGACCAGCTCCGGGCTGGTGCGGTGGTTCAGCGACAGCGCCTTGCGCTGCTGGCCCATCTCCAGAGCCACGCTGATGGCATGGATCTGAACGTTGCCGGGGGAGAACGTCAGCGAGTGCCGGTCGTACACCGGGGCACCGGTGTACTCGCCCATGCGGTCGGCCGCCGCCTTGGCGAGACCGATGCGGTCCTCGGTCTCCGACGATCGGCCGCCTCGCGCGGCGGAGACGGCGGCTCGGAGCTGGAGCGTGCCCCACGCCCGTACGGCCAGGGGCTCGCCCCGCTCGTAGCCCTGCTGAACGGTGCTGATGGCCTTGTCGGACAAGGCGATGGCGTCCTCCCAGTCCGCGCTCGCCCACATGTCCCAGACCCGCATCCAGTCGGCGACCGCCGGCAGGACGGGGTCCCCGGACAGCCGTGCGGACCAGGCCGCCCGGTCGCAGGCCATGGCGACCAGCTCGGGGTGGCCCAGAGAGTGGGCGGCGGTGTGTGCGAACTTGCAGCACAGCGCGTAGATGGCGTACGCCTCCTCCCGCTCGTGACCGGTGGCCACCTCGGCAAGGGCGCGCGATTCGCGGAGCAGGTCCGGCAGGATGCGCATGATGGCCACGTTTGCGGCGGCATCCCGCAGCCGGTGCAGCCGCGTCATCTCCCGCCACAGCCTCGCCGCCGGACGCGGGGTGCCGTCGAAGACCGGTGCCAGGTCGTAGCGGCGCAGCTCCCGCAGGATCGAGGTCGCGGCGACCTGCCACTGGTTCTCGTCGGGAGAGCTGGTGTAAGGGCGGCCGATCAAGTCGTTGGGATGGACGTGCAGTTCGGCCGCCAGCAGGTTCAGTACCCCGACCCTGTCCAGCTCGATCAGGCCGCGTTCCATCTTGGAGACCCAGCCCTGAGATTTACCCAGTGCGGCGGCAAGGTCGGCCTGCGGCATGCCCAGGCGCAGGCGGGCACGACGAGCCCGGCGGCCGATCTCCTCGGCTTCTTCCAGCATCAGCTCGCCCCCGACCTGTTGATGGGCCGGATTGGCTCAAGCGTTCGGCAGGGCATGGTGCCTCCGTCCGTTCAGGCGTCTCCCCCAGAACGG encodes the following:
- a CDS encoding helix-turn-helix domain-containing protein; translated protein: MLEEAEEIGRRARRARLRLGMPQADLAAALGKSQGWVSKMERGLIELDRVGVLNLLAAELHVHPNDLIGRPYTSSPDENQWQVAATSILRELRRYDLAPVFDGTPRPAARLWREMTRLHRLRDAAANVAIMRILPDLLRESRALAEVATGHEREEAYAIYALCCKFAHTAAHSLGHPELVAMACDRAAWSARLSGDPVLPAVADWMRVWDMWASADWEDAIALSDKAISTVQQGYERGEPLAVRAWGTLQLRAAVSAARGGRSSETEDRIGLAKAAADRMGEYTGAPVYDRHSLTFSPGNVQIHAISVALEMGQQRKALSLNHRTSPELVASLPNSRQGHHHMDLARAWLWDGNRDKALGELEKAERIAPQLIRNHPIARSTLRGIVYAERASTREKLRRMSDRFHLDG